The Melospiza georgiana isolate bMelGeo1 chromosome Z, bMelGeo1.pri, whole genome shotgun sequence genome contains a region encoding:
- the GCNT1 gene encoding beta-1,3-galactosyl-O-glycosyl-glycoprotein beta-1,6-N-acetylglucosaminyltransferase, with the protein MLKRKLRFCYNSRFRLFLGLTLILVIISVLKVNQKEDFLNRRHLELTKEDPISDVNCTKIIEGDIEEIQKVQLEALSVSFKRRPRLTTDDYINMTADCASFTKTRKYIMEPLSNEEAEFPIAYSIVVYHKIEMLDRLLRSIYAPQNFYCIHVDKKSPESFFAAVKGIVSCFDNVFISSQLESVVYASWSRVQADINCMKDLHRRSSNWKYLINLCGMDFPIKTNKEIVEKLKALKGENSLETEKMPVYKEVRWKKHHEIIDGKIKNTGIDKQLPPLSTPVFSGSAYFVVSRSFVEYVLENSKILKFIEWAKDTYSPDEYLWATIQRIPEVPGAFSSSDKYDVSDMNALARFVKWQYFEGDVSKGAPYPPCSGVHIRSVCVFGAGDLNWMLRNHHLFANKFDTDVDPFAVKCLEEYLRHKALYLQKN; encoded by the coding sequence ATGCTGAAGAGGAAATTACGGTTTTGCTACAACTCACGCTTCAGGCTTTTCTTGGGTCTAACTCTCATTTTAGtaataatttcagttttgaaagTTAACCAGAAGGAAGACTTCCTAAACCGGAGACATCTGGAGCTAACAAAAGAAGATCCTATTAGCGATGTTAACTGCACCAAGATTATTGAGGGGGATATAGAAGAAATACAAAAGGTACAGCTTGAGGCATTATCAGTGTCATTTAAGAGGCGCCCTAGACTAACAACAGATGATTATATTAACATGACTGCAGACTGTGCCTCCTTCACCAAAACTAGGAAATACATTATGGAACCTCTCAGTAACGAAGAAGCAGAATTTCCAATTGCTTACTCAATAGTGGTTTATCACAAAATTGAGATGCTTGATAGACTTCTAAGATCAATCTATGCTCCACAGAATTTTTACTGCATTCATGTAGACAAAAAGTCTCCAGAATCCTTTTTTGCTGCTGTGAAGGGAATAGTGTCATGTTTTGATAATGTCTTTATTTCCAGCCAGTTAGAGAGTGTGGTATATGCTTCGTGGAGCAGAGTGCAGGCAGACATTAACTGCATGAAAGATCTCCATAGAAGAAGTTCAAACTGGAAATACCTAATAAACCTATGTGGTATGGACTTTCCTATAAAGACCAACAAGGAAATAGTAGAGAAATTAAAAGCCCTTAAGGGTGAAAACAgcttggaaacagaaaaaatgccTGTTTACAAAGAAGTAAGGTGGAAGAAACACCATGAGATTATTGATGGTAAAATAAAGAACACAGGCATAGACAAACAACTACCACCTCTCAGTACTCCAGTTTTTTCTGGCAGTGCCTATTTTGTAGTTAGCAGGAGCTTTGTAGAATATGTActagaaaacagcaaaatactGAAGTTCATTGAGTGGGCGAAAGATACTTACAGCCCAGATGAGTACCTGTGGGCAACAATTCAGAGAATCCCTGAAGTCCCAGGCGCGTTTTCTTCCAGTGACAAGTACGACGTTTCCGACATGAATGCCCTGGCCAGGTTTGTCAAGTGGCAGTACTTTGAAGGTGATGTGTCCAAAGGTGCGCCCTACCCACCGTGCAGTGGAGTTCACATTCGCTCCGTGTGTGTTTTTGGAGCAGGGGACTTGAACTGGATGCTACGGAACCACCACTTGTTTGCTAATAAGTTTGACACTGATGTCGACCCTTTTGCAGTGAAATGCTTGGAAGAGTATTTGCGACACAAAGCTCTGTATCTGCAGAAGAACTGA